The following proteins come from a genomic window of Streptomyces liliiviolaceus:
- a CDS encoding DJ-1/PfpI family protein, whose amino-acid sequence MHTQIVLFDGFDPLDVIAPYEVLHAGATASCGAVSVELVSAEGPREVISGTGKLALRATGVLDPRRAGLILVPGASGRVGEPSEAPDCDAGAGQWQQDEFIPVLLARTLTTGLPELMRTAMHNPEVTVSAVCGGSLVLAMAGLLEGRHATTHHAGLDLLDATGVCAVGARIVDDGDLVTGAGVTSGLDLGLYLLEREVGPRIAHAVEELFAHERRGTVWRDQGPVPSGL is encoded by the coding sequence ATGCACACCCAAATCGTCCTGTTCGACGGCTTCGATCCGCTAGATGTCATAGCGCCCTACGAAGTACTTCACGCTGGCGCCACCGCCTCCTGCGGTGCGGTAAGTGTGGAACTGGTCTCCGCCGAAGGTCCGCGCGAGGTGATCAGCGGGACCGGAAAGTTAGCGCTGCGTGCCACCGGCGTCCTCGACCCTCGGCGTGCGGGCCTCATCCTGGTCCCCGGCGCTTCGGGCCGTGTCGGAGAGCCCAGTGAAGCACCCGACTGCGACGCGGGTGCTGGGCAGTGGCAGCAGGACGAGTTCATCCCCGTGCTGCTCGCCCGTACGCTGACGACCGGGCTGCCTGAGCTGATGAGGACAGCGATGCACAATCCGGAGGTGACGGTCAGCGCGGTGTGCGGTGGCTCTCTCGTACTGGCCATGGCCGGCTTGCTGGAGGGACGTCATGCCACCACCCATCATGCGGGCCTAGACTTGCTCGACGCTACCGGTGTGTGTGCCGTCGGTGCTCGCATCGTCGACGACGGCGATCTCGTCACTGGCGCCGGCGTCACCTCTGGTCTCGATCTGGGCCTGTATCTCCTGGAGCGAGAGGTGGGCCCTCGGATCGCTCACGCTGTCGAAGAGCTGTTCGCCCATGAGCGCCGTGGCACCGTCTGGCGCGATCAGGGCCCGGTGCCCTCCGGCCTTTGA
- a CDS encoding DUF6924 domain-containing protein produces MACEDGVRDLDAIRDDWTDVALTTGPADRSEAEAGACDAYRAVGLEPPAVFVWLDSPAAGALGVHMLTYSAAIGEKRILDRGWAQIQDQVWSQVQGWGQDWTESETARWSRLRSAVGEPVVERVWSQSFDRVREQSQKEVDGQILTRAVDHAARNGIWSGVWEHVRAQVREQIGTGICASVPGQRDAEWLAAYDYFRTHCSVAAVDQLTGVMRVARSAGQWWPFRNAVFLTERPTAIHRDSDGRLHSETGPAVVYPDGFALWAWHGVRLSEEPTRTRPVISRDGADFESDALVVRTDYSDDEAWRSVVDLLNRPVDGNEIQTHLVDDPAFEGADPGEVVLSALAGDARLQVVFLADAAAMRGEHTLIAASTRSQDLDDEGGDEELPREFRLVPSAVNLVHVNLAIGNLDFYEFSYGARRSPEGILRW; encoded by the coding sequence ATGGCATGTGAAGACGGGGTCAGGGATCTGGACGCCATCAGGGACGACTGGACGGATGTCGCCCTTACGACGGGCCCAGCCGACCGCTCCGAGGCCGAGGCCGGGGCTTGCGATGCCTATCGCGCGGTGGGACTTGAGCCTCCTGCGGTTTTCGTGTGGCTCGATTCGCCTGCCGCTGGCGCGCTGGGGGTGCATATGTTGACATATTCCGCGGCGATCGGGGAGAAGCGGATTCTGGACCGGGGCTGGGCGCAGATCCAGGACCAGGTCTGGTCGCAGGTGCAGGGATGGGGACAAGACTGGACCGAATCGGAGACGGCCAGGTGGTCACGGCTTCGGTCCGCAGTCGGAGAGCCGGTCGTGGAACGAGTGTGGTCGCAGAGCTTTGACCGGGTCCGGGAGCAGTCCCAGAAGGAGGTCGATGGACAAATTTTGACCAGGGCGGTGGACCACGCCGCCCGGAACGGCATATGGTCCGGAGTCTGGGAGCATGTCCGGGCTCAGGTCCGGGAGCAGATCGGTACTGGTATTTGTGCGTCGGTACCCGGTCAGCGGGATGCTGAATGGCTGGCGGCGTACGACTATTTCCGCACCCACTGCTCTGTCGCAGCCGTCGACCAGCTAACCGGTGTCATGCGTGTTGCCCGCTCCGCCGGACAGTGGTGGCCATTTAGGAACGCCGTCTTTCTCACAGAGCGCCCCACCGCGATACACCGGGACAGTGATGGCCGGCTCCACTCTGAAACAGGCCCGGCTGTGGTTTATCCCGATGGGTTCGCGCTCTGGGCATGGCATGGGGTCCGACTGTCTGAAGAACCGACCAGGACACGGCCAGTGATCAGCCGTGACGGGGCCGACTTCGAGTCCGACGCCCTTGTCGTGCGTACGGACTACTCGGATGACGAAGCATGGCGGTCAGTTGTCGACCTGCTCAACCGGCCCGTCGACGGCAACGAGATACAGACCCATCTGGTCGACGACCCCGCGTTCGAAGGGGCGGACCCAGGAGAAGTGGTGCTGTCCGCATTGGCCGGCGATGCCAGGCTCCAAGTGGTCTTTCTGGCCGACGCCGCTGCCATGAGGGGAGAACATACGCTGATTGCGGCTTCGACCAGGAGCCAGGATCTAGACGACGAAGGTGGGGACGAAGAGCTTCCGCGGGAGTTCCGGCTGGTGCCGTCGGCGGTCAATCTTGTTCATGTGAACCTGGCCATAGGGAACTTGGACTTCTACGAATTTTCCTATGGAGCCCGACGGTCGCCCGAGGGAATCCTACGATGGTGA
- a CDS encoding response regulator transcription factor, whose amino-acid sequence MASRTGRVLVADDDINTRRSLERGLRLGGFEVILAEDGRAAMESLGRTPPDVVVLDVCMPGLSGIEVCRRLRESGDEVPILMLSGLDEVADRIAGLEAGGDDYLVKPFALQELKLRLQALLRRRPPVVTDRIEVGALTVDPSVHQASLDGQPLHLTPREFHLLETLARNAGIVLSRDQLLEHVWGYDARVRTDAVDTFISYLRRKTEAHGHPRVLHTVRGLGFVLRMDRSVQKGGTTS is encoded by the coding sequence ATGGCGAGCAGGACCGGACGGGTTCTCGTGGCCGATGACGACATCAATACGCGGCGTTCGCTGGAGCGCGGGCTTCGCCTGGGTGGCTTCGAAGTGATCCTGGCCGAGGACGGACGCGCCGCGATGGAGTCTTTGGGCCGGACGCCTCCCGATGTCGTCGTCCTCGATGTCTGCATGCCCGGGCTGAGCGGCATCGAGGTGTGCCGGAGGCTGCGCGAGAGCGGTGACGAGGTACCGATACTCATGCTCTCCGGGCTGGACGAAGTGGCCGACAGAATCGCCGGACTGGAAGCCGGCGGCGACGACTACTTGGTCAAACCGTTCGCGCTGCAGGAACTGAAACTGCGGTTGCAAGCACTGCTGAGACGACGCCCTCCCGTGGTGACGGATCGCATCGAAGTGGGTGCTCTGACAGTGGATCCTTCAGTCCATCAGGCATCGCTGGACGGACAGCCGCTGCACCTGACACCGCGCGAGTTCCACCTGCTGGAGACGCTGGCTCGCAACGCGGGCATCGTCCTCAGCCGCGATCAGTTGCTTGAACACGTCTGGGGCTACGACGCTCGTGTCCGTACGGACGCCGTGGACACTTTCATCAGCTATCTGCGGCGTAAGACGGAGGCCCACGGTCACCCGAGAGTGCTGCACACTGTGCGAGGCCTGGGATTCGTCCTGCGCATGGACAGGAGTGTCCAAAAAGGCGGTACGACGTCGTGA
- a CDS encoding sensor histidine kinase → MPVLALATNWLLLAWFAKDLHAEQEMQLRSRATAITHNAEAYLKAVEANHPVIAENARRRLIDSALDVGFRLDAPDGIVEGGPAQDLATELPEEATEPVMLTTSDSGNTRWLVTSRRVTPSNGIPPDGPNLWMYSPDTAYQAQLSHVRERMWTMVLISVPVTWSIAWLIADRATRSLRRLQHRTSGLDPRITVLRLEHTLSGVTEVDDLARTLQTALARYDEQAARAGEALATARSFAAAASHEMRGPLTSLRTNLDILGEYPDLTAADREAVLLEMGQEQSRLLGLLGMLRTLAQGDLVEMDAFTRLDLAEVVQSSVADLRRTRPQARLTVTVASGLLVHAWHEGLRSAVDNLLVNAWTHGRAKDGVARIEVSLSPVHDAGAPAALLLVEDHGPGVPPASREEVFQRFLRSPDSPGSGLGLTLVAQQIALHQGRVAVLDRPDGAPGACFQVWLPVSGTHDLQHTLPLLRRDWLTAPDDEYGPKTE, encoded by the coding sequence GTGCCCGTTCTCGCCCTTGCTACCAACTGGCTTCTGCTGGCGTGGTTCGCCAAGGACCTGCATGCCGAGCAAGAGATGCAGCTCCGTTCCCGCGCCACGGCCATCACCCACAATGCCGAGGCGTACCTCAAAGCCGTCGAGGCCAATCACCCTGTCATCGCTGAGAACGCTCGGCGCCGCCTCATCGACTCGGCATTGGACGTCGGCTTCCGGTTGGACGCCCCCGACGGAATCGTGGAAGGCGGCCCCGCGCAGGACTTGGCGACGGAGCTACCGGAGGAAGCAACGGAACCAGTCATGCTGACCACCTCGGACTCCGGGAACACCAGGTGGCTCGTTACATCCCGGCGGGTCACCCCGTCGAACGGCATACCTCCGGACGGGCCCAACCTGTGGATGTACTCTCCCGACACCGCCTACCAGGCGCAACTGTCCCATGTCCGTGAGCGGATGTGGACCATGGTGTTGATTTCCGTGCCGGTGACGTGGTCGATCGCTTGGCTGATCGCGGATCGTGCCACCAGGTCGCTGCGACGTCTTCAGCACCGCACAAGCGGACTCGACCCCCGCATCACTGTCCTTCGCCTGGAACACACCCTGAGCGGCGTCACTGAGGTGGATGACCTCGCCCGCACCCTGCAAACCGCACTGGCCCGGTACGACGAGCAGGCGGCTCGTGCGGGAGAGGCCCTGGCCACGGCACGGTCCTTTGCCGCGGCGGCCTCCCACGAGATGCGTGGCCCACTGACAAGCCTGCGCACCAACCTCGACATCCTCGGTGAGTATCCGGACCTGACAGCCGCCGACCGGGAAGCGGTTCTTCTGGAGATGGGGCAGGAACAGTCCCGGTTGCTCGGACTGTTGGGCATGCTGCGCACCCTGGCGCAGGGAGATCTCGTGGAGATGGACGCCTTCACCCGACTGGACCTGGCCGAGGTCGTACAGTCCTCGGTCGCGGATCTGCGCCGGACCCGCCCCCAGGCGCGTCTGACGGTGACCGTGGCCAGCGGATTGCTGGTCCACGCATGGCATGAAGGGCTGCGCTCAGCCGTCGACAACCTGCTCGTCAACGCCTGGACGCATGGCCGTGCGAAAGATGGTGTCGCCCGGATCGAGGTGAGCCTGAGCCCTGTCCATGACGCCGGCGCACCGGCAGCGCTTCTCCTCGTCGAGGACCACGGTCCCGGAGTACCGCCGGCCTCGCGTGAGGAAGTGTTCCAGCGGTTTCTCCGAAGCCCGGACAGTCCTGGATCGGGCCTCGGCCTCACCCTGGTCGCACAGCAGATCGCCCTGCACCAGGGACGGGTCGCGGTCCTGGACCGTCCGGACGGGGCACCTGGAGCGTGTTTCCAGGTATGGCTTCCGGTCTCTGGCACACATGACCTGCAGCACACTCTGCCGCTGCTGCGCCGGGACTGGCTGACGGCCCCGGACGACGAGTACGGACCGAAGACCGAGTAG
- a CDS encoding ROK family transcriptional regulator, translating into MSDARTYPVLRRPQRNDFDEPAHGQHADQVVRLLRRFGPLTRSELGKLCGLSRTTLYEVVSKLVDAGTIVATVPDNASRGRGRPAEKLELNPAAGCVLGIDFGHQSIRVAALVPARREIRTVVETHLATASWPERMSLARQLARAAVGGQLGQRSFDAVGVSLPRSQSVLSAQADQRAVTKMISRSFGARVRLDSAVRLAALAEASWGAAEGQKEVLYLELSNRVGGGLISSGSLHRGAYGRSGEFGHIVVEPQGAPCSCGGRGCLQTVASSGAVLEAYGAATDVAGLESALRSGAERAREAVERAGTHAGRALAGLVNALEPGIVVVGGALTSIESPLMERLERELRAHVVQCSWRPPLVLRTATLGTAAAALGAVSLALSHPDTASARSLGRRPNPSVQPGRTGPMSAAPGPELSLAALLAGRPVGDGMHYGDGPTVPANQRDVLPSTYTTPTM; encoded by the coding sequence GTGTCGGATGCGCGTACCTACCCGGTCTTACGCCGACCGCAGCGGAACGACTTCGACGAGCCTGCGCACGGACAGCACGCCGACCAAGTGGTACGACTGCTGCGCCGGTTCGGCCCCCTGACGAGAAGCGAGTTGGGGAAGCTGTGCGGTTTGTCCCGCACGACGCTGTACGAGGTCGTCAGCAAGCTCGTGGACGCCGGTACGATCGTGGCCACGGTGCCGGACAACGCGTCGCGCGGACGGGGTCGGCCGGCGGAGAAACTGGAGCTCAATCCCGCAGCTGGCTGTGTCCTGGGTATCGATTTCGGGCATCAGAGTATCCGCGTAGCCGCCCTGGTGCCGGCGCGCCGCGAGATCCGCACGGTTGTCGAGACTCATCTGGCCACCGCCTCGTGGCCGGAACGCATGTCACTCGCCCGGCAGTTGGCCCGCGCTGCAGTCGGCGGACAGCTAGGACAGAGATCCTTCGATGCCGTCGGGGTGTCGTTGCCGCGTTCGCAGTCTGTCCTGTCGGCGCAAGCCGACCAGCGGGCCGTGACGAAGATGATCAGCCGCAGCTTCGGTGCCAGGGTCCGGCTGGATTCCGCCGTTCGGCTGGCGGCCCTGGCCGAGGCGTCCTGGGGTGCGGCAGAAGGGCAGAAGGAGGTGCTTTATCTGGAACTGTCGAACCGGGTCGGTGGCGGATTGATCAGTTCCGGTAGCTTGCACCGAGGTGCCTACGGCCGTTCAGGAGAGTTCGGGCACATCGTGGTGGAGCCCCAGGGCGCACCGTGTTCGTGTGGCGGTCGGGGTTGCCTGCAGACGGTGGCCTCCAGCGGAGCGGTGCTGGAGGCGTACGGGGCGGCCACGGATGTCGCCGGGCTGGAATCTGCACTGCGGTCCGGAGCCGAGCGTGCCCGAGAGGCGGTCGAGCGTGCTGGTACTCACGCGGGCCGGGCACTGGCTGGTCTGGTCAACGCGCTCGAACCCGGCATCGTGGTCGTGGGCGGGGCATTGACCTCCATCGAGTCACCCCTGATGGAACGGCTCGAACGGGAACTGCGCGCCCACGTGGTGCAGTGTTCCTGGCGGCCGCCGTTGGTCCTCAGGACGGCGACGCTCGGCACGGCCGCAGCCGCTCTCGGCGCTGTCTCCCTCGCTTTGAGCCACCCTGACACCGCTTCGGCCCGCTCATTGGGCCGACGACCGAACCCGTCCGTCCAACCCGGGCGGACGGGGCCCATGTCGGCTGCTCCTGGTCCGGAACTCTCTCTGGCCGCCCTGCTGGCCGGCCGTCCCGTGGGCGACGGCATGCATTACGGGGACGGTCCCACCGTGCCCGCGAACCAACGTGACGTCCTGCCCAGCACGTACACCACACCCACCATGTGA
- a CDS encoding chitinase yields the protein MSLSRKVLGMLSALLLSGLISPAAAAAADVPASRDGFVVSKGEYNRMFPHHKKFYSYASLRKAMKKFPAFAHTGSPADRKREAAAFLANVSHETGGLKYIIEQNTANFPHYCDDTQPFGCPAGRAEYYGRGPIQLSWNFNYKAAGDALGIDLLRHPSMVQKKPVVAWKTALWFWMKQTGAGTMTGHHAMVSGAGFGQTIRTINGAIECDGGNPAQVRSRVAEYNKFARILQVAPGGNKSC from the coding sequence ATGTCTTTATCACGCAAGGTTCTTGGAATGCTGTCCGCCCTGCTGCTGTCCGGGCTGATCAGCCCCGCGGCTGCCGCCGCTGCCGATGTTCCTGCCTCCAGGGACGGCTTCGTGGTGAGCAAGGGCGAGTACAACCGTATGTTTCCCCACCACAAGAAGTTCTACAGCTACGCCTCGTTGAGGAAGGCGATGAAGAAGTTTCCCGCTTTCGCTCACACGGGATCTCCGGCCGACAGGAAGCGGGAGGCCGCCGCTTTCCTGGCCAACGTCTCCCATGAGACAGGCGGACTGAAGTACATCATCGAACAGAACACCGCCAACTTCCCGCACTACTGCGACGATACGCAGCCCTTCGGTTGTCCTGCGGGCCGTGCGGAGTACTACGGTCGTGGGCCCATCCAGCTGAGCTGGAACTTCAATTACAAGGCCGCGGGCGACGCCCTCGGGATCGATCTGCTGCGTCACCCGTCGATGGTCCAGAAGAAGCCCGTCGTCGCATGGAAGACGGCGCTCTGGTTCTGGATGAAGCAGACAGGCGCGGGCACCATGACGGGCCATCACGCGATGGTCAGCGGCGCCGGCTTCGGACAGACCATCCGCACCATCAACGGTGCCATCGAATGCGATGGAGGCAACCCGGCACAGGTGCGCAGCCGCGTGGCGGAGTACAACAAGTTCGCCCGGATCCTCCAGGTCGCGCCCGGCGGAAACAAGAGCTGCTGA
- a CDS encoding CAP domain-containing protein, with the protein MPISRPLAVLLTVAAATTALSATSAAPASAAPAGTSLRVKVLKLTNAERVRAGCPKLTANAALAKAAQRHSVDMAAHEFVDHTGSNGSTLVRRAENAGYTGWSALAENVAGGQRTAAAVVKSWMRSPGHRANILNCSLKHLGVGYAKKPGTEQVTYWTQNFGSKF; encoded by the coding sequence ATGCCCATATCCCGCCCCCTGGCCGTTCTGCTCACCGTTGCAGCGGCGACCACCGCACTGTCCGCGACTTCCGCCGCGCCGGCCTCTGCGGCACCCGCCGGCACGTCACTTCGTGTCAAAGTACTCAAACTGACGAACGCCGAACGAGTCAGGGCGGGTTGCCCGAAGCTGACGGCCAACGCCGCGCTCGCCAAGGCCGCCCAGCGCCATTCCGTCGACATGGCCGCCCATGAGTTCGTCGACCACACGGGGTCGAATGGGAGCACCTTGGTGCGCAGGGCGGAGAACGCGGGCTACACCGGGTGGAGCGCGCTGGCGGAGAACGTCGCGGGTGGACAGCGGACCGCCGCTGCGGTGGTGAAGAGCTGGATGAGGTCACCGGGACACCGGGCCAACATCCTCAACTGCTCGCTCAAGCACCTGGGTGTCGGCTACGCCAAGAAGCCCGGTACCGAGCAGGTGACCTACTGGACGCAGAACTTCGGCAGCAAGTTCTGA